CTTTTGCAAAAGAAATCTGCATCAGGATAGAAGAAGCGCTAAAAAAACCGGTTAATCCCGGGAAAAAGGCTCACACCCTCCTTGTCATAGGAGATAATGATCAACGTATTGAGAAGATAAGAAGCCTTCTTTCGGGAAAAACCACTGTTGAACCAGCCTCTGATAAGGGACGGGACATAGTCCTGGCCATAGAGGCGGGGCTGGAGATACCCGAAGAAAGACTTGAAGCTTTCATCAATCCACTGAAAAAGGCCAAAGAAATAATAGTCAGTAACGGCATATTGAAGCGTCCCCTCAAGCACCTTCTGCCCGGTCTTAAGGTGAGAGGGCTCGGTCAAGTCTTAAGCTCTCTTCCTCAAATTAGAAGCAAGCTGAAACCGACTGATTTCTATATCATTGAAAGCCGTGCCTACAACTGGGACTTGCAAAGCATGGTTGTTTACTATGATAAATTACGCAGGGAGACAGGCGCCATATTCAACCTCGATCTCAACCGCATTGCAATACCGACAACGGCAACAAGCATACAGCAGATATCAGGCATTAAGGGAATCAATGCAGCAGAACAGGTTAAGTGGCTCCTTGAAGGCAGGGAGGTAAAACGTATTGTCGTGGAAAGTGTGGACGATGGAGAAGCATTCAGCGCTTCAGTGGATATCCCCGTTATTCATCTTTCAGATCTTGGGGAAGTCTAAATGAAAACCTGAGATTTTTCATTTATTCGAGAATGCCGGAAATTACACGCTTTATTTTATTGATAAAAAGTCTCAATGAGGACGGTTCAAAATACCCTTCCAGAGCAGTTGACGCCAGAATATAAGGCTCGTAGGCATTGACAAATTCACTTTCCGATAAGGATGTGCCTTTTTCTATGAGGGGCATATCTTTGTTGAGCGCAAAGAGCACAAACCTGTATAAATGCTTCTCACCAGGACAGGGGCCTCTATAACCCTCTTTCCCCTCTACAATTCCTTCAATTCTTCCAAGCTTTTCTCCCAATGAAAAGTTTGAAATATTTTTGGGAATATTATAAACAGTCCAGTGTTTCGTTTCTCTCTCGCGCCCCCCATGGCCTCTATCAGTC
This sequence is a window from Deltaproteobacteria bacterium. Protein-coding genes within it:
- a CDS encoding 4Fe-4S dicluster domain-containing protein, which codes for MEPLTASISPSENDFSACSGCSLCLLPCPVWRQKRDITFTWQGRARALQQGAAKEDLRESIFACAYCGSCDPICPQGIDLRGNMAQLRGNDENNPFAKEICIRIEEALKKPVNPGKKAHTLLVIGDNDQRIEKIRSLLSGKTTVEPASDKGRDIVLAIEAGLEIPEERLEAFINPLKKAKEIIVSNGILKRPLKHLLPGLKVRGLGQVLSSLPQIRSKLKPTDFYIIESRAYNWDLQSMVVYYDKLRRETGAIFNLDLNRIAIPTTATSIQQISGIKGINAAEQVKWLLEGREVKRIVVESVDDGEAFSASVDIPVIHLSDLGEV